AAAGGTCGTATCACGGAGGCAACACCGTTGAATAGCAGATTACCTCTGAATGCCAGAAATTATACGGATCATTCAAATGTTTCAAGTCCACAAGGTAGCAGTGATCATGCTCATGATGGGGGAGACGATGTTACAGTGAAGGAAAGATTATTTGGTAGAGGACAATGGAATGCTGGCAGAGTcgctttctttttacaATTCTATTTAATATTTGTGCCATTTACTAGTATCATTGCATTTGCTCAGTGGCTTGGTGTTTTCACTATTCCTATGGCAAAGGTTTTGGtaattcttttgaatcatcTTAGAATGCATCCTTTGGCTTTGTCCTTTGAACCGGAAAAGGACTATTATGAGAAAAGGCTTAACAGTATTCCTCGGAATGAATCCATTTTAATCTGCACCTATAGATCTTTTGGATTTCATTATTACAAATATACAGTTGATGGAAcaaacattttctttatcaatcTGAATTTTTTGGTTATTTTTACCATTTTTGATTACTTCTGCTTAAACCAGAAATTGCATTGGGTCACACCTATTACCAACCcttctttgatttttattctttgtCTTGCATCTATCATTCCACTTGCCTACTTTATCGGTCAGGCAGTTGCTTCCATCTCCGCACAAACTTCCATGGGTGTCGGTGCAGTTATTAATGCATTCTTCTCCACTATCGTGGAAGTTTTCTTATATTGTGTCGCTTTGAACCAATCTAAGGCAAAGCTTGTCGAGGGTTCAATTATTGGTTCCATCCTCGGTGCGGTTCTTCTTTTGCCAGGAACATCAATGTGCAGTGGCGCcatcagaagaaaaacacAGAGATACAATCCAGCGTCTGCTGGTGTGTCATCCACTATGCTTCTATACTCTATTTTGATCATGTTTTCTCCTACAATTCTGCATCAAATATTCGGTCAATACGAAGAAAGATGTCGGGATTGTACAGAAGTTTCTAATTCAGCTCAGAGTTGTAAACGGTGCCATTATATACAGTCAACTGTTGTCATAGATCGGCTTTACACTAAGTATTTAAGGCCTTTCACCATTGTATGCTCCATCTGCCTATTCACTGCATATTGTATTGGTCTGCTTTTCACATTGAAAACGCATGCAGCATTGATTTGGAGTACACCTGTCTCCGtcgagaaggagaaaagagCTACTGGAGCAGCAATCACCGTTCAGACTCCTGAAAACTCAAGTATGGGCTCTAGGTCAAAGGCTTCTGGTTCTGTTTCAAATCAAAATGATCTTTCTTTGGTTCGCGCTTTAACAAGATCTACCAGCTTTATGCAAAGtcaacaacagcagcagcgTCAACCTCAGCAGCCTCAACTTCAGCAACAGACATCTGTTCAGTCGATGCAGCCACAAAtgcaacagcaacagcagttACAGCTACAAAGTGATGGAGGTCATGACTCTCCAAACTGGTCTAGATCTAAGTCCACAAGTATTCTTTTACTTGCTACGTTTACATATGCAATTATTGCGGAAATTTTGGTCGATGTTGTCGATGACGTTTTGAAAGCATTCCCTATAAATCCTAAGTTCCTTGGCTTGACCGTTTTTGCTTTAGTGCCAAACACTACTGAGTTTGTTAATGCTATTCTGTTTGCCATGCATGGGAATGTTGCCTTATCTATGGAAATTGGTTCTGCCTATGCACTTCAAGTCTGCCTTTTGCAAATTCCTATTTTGGTTGTTTACACGTGTTGGGGTGCAATTAAAACTGGATTTATTGATCCTTCCAAATTGTTTTCTCTTATCTTCCCACGCTGGGATTTTATTGCCTGTCTAATGTCTGTCTACATGTTTACATATGTGTACGCTGAAGGAAAGTCGAATTACTTTAAAGGATCCATTCTTATTCTCCTTTATATCGGGATAATATTTGGTTTCTTTATAGCCATCTCCATTGATGACGAGCATGAGTATATTTCAAAAGGGGTGGCCTTAACTTCCAACTTGTTATTTAATAACTGAGTGCAACAAAATGATACCAATACTACATTTCAAGAAAACTTATGTTTGCGTTTCCAGATCACTTCGCATTCAAAGTATTgtcttcaacttttttttttttttttttttagtacGAGTATatctatttattattatagtCTTGTTTTAAtcaatagaagaaaaatgcttAGTCTATTAGTATGTGATGTCCAGTTTCAAGGTTTGcgattattttttttgaacaaaAGTCTCATTCATAGCCTTCTCTAAAATCTTCAAACCATCAATAATGACTTCGTCGGGGATGTTTAAGGGAGGAACAATTCTAATGACATTTCCGCCGGCACTAATAACCAAAAGTCCTAGTTctcttgctttttcaataacAGCAGATGGGTTTTCAGTGCATTCAAGTCCAAGGATTAACCCTTCACCCCTGATATCCTTAATATTTTTGGGgaacttttcttttaattcaTTCAGTTTAACCTTGAAGAGTTCGGACTTCTTCTGAACATTATTTAAGAATTCATCAGTAGCTATCTGATTTAAAACATAGCATCCAATTCTTGCCCCCAATGGATTTCCACCAAAAGTTGTTCCATGATCTCCAACCTTTATTACATCACCAACCTCTTTTGAAATCATGGTGGCACCAATTGGAAATCCATTTCCTAATGCCTTTGCCATTGTGAGAATATCCGGATGTCCTTCTTTTGGAAGCTTTGCATGGGCCCAAAGCTTTCCCGATCTTCCCAGTCCACATTGTATTTCATCATATATTAAAAGAGCTTTATGCTTACTGCAaagtttcttcaaagaaacCAGGAATTCATGATTCTGTGGATGAACGCCACCTTCACCTTGAATTGGTTCGATGATTACACCACAAGTTTCATCACTGATCAATTTTTCAACCGATGCAATGTCGCCGGGTTTAGCAACAGAAACACCCGGAACCAATGGTGCAAAAGGCTTCTGGTACTTAGGATTTGGGGTCACAGATAATGAACCAAATGTTCTACCGTGAAATGAGGTTTCAAAGGTTATGAATTTTGTCTTTTtaagagaaatggaagtTCCGTATTTTCTAGCGAACTTTAGGGCAGCCTCATTCGCTTCCGTACCGGAGTTGCACAAAAACACTTGTGATGCATTGTACATCCCACCAAActgctttgttttttcaACCAATTCTTTACTTAACTTTAAAGTCCATAGGTTGTAGAAAAGATTTGAACTATGGACAAGTGTGTTCGCCTGCTCAAACATAATCTTTGCAACCTCTGGGTTGGAATGGCCAAGAGCAGTCACGGCAATTCCGGCAGAAAAATCAACGTACTTCTTTCCCTCGACATcccaaagaaaagaacctttcccttttttcaGAACCATTTCTGGTCTGCTGTATGTGGTCACTCCAAATGGCGCATTATTGCCAATAAACTCTGATGTCTTCGACAAAGTGGTTTTGTTAGCATGAATTAATGCCCTGCCAGAGTTGGTGAATGACCTGCTTTGGATCGCAACAGTTAATCTCTTGGATGCTGATTTCAAAACTGACGCTCTAAACATAATGAAATTTCTTAACTGTTATACACCAAACTTAACTTCAGAAAAGTGCCGGGGCTATTAAAGTTGAAAAGACTATTCGTGGATAAAACGTaagatcaaaaaagaaggatgtACTGCAATTTATATACTCGATGTGACTCACCGTATTTTTGGACGAAATAACAATAAATTCTGTGATATAATgtaaaaattttattcttataaTAATAGGAATAGTTGCGCGCTTAGTAAAAGAAATTACTTTAAATGGAATAAGTGATAGTTTatgaaatttatattttggaaattaGGCTGCTATGGTGGAATTATTTCAGATGTCTAGTACATCTTGACACCGAATACGTTAAACCGATGACAACTTTGGAAAGTCGTGGGTCCTATTACCTGAACCATTTCTAGAGTTGATGAaacattttttcttaaagCTAATTGCTTTTGCTTCATAATCTGTACGtaaatgcattttttgcgGAGTTAGATATATGCATTTGATCAAAATCACTTTGCAAAGGAGATCATTTATCTATCTCatctcattctttttttctcattagAACAAAGTCCACATCCGTAAACCCTACATATAAATGTTTTTCATTCGCCCCGAAAAATATCTTATTTTCGCTTGTCTCCAGAGTAAGCAAGCATAGGCATGGCATcactttattatttatgatttttattcataAGAGCTTTACAATATTTTGTGTTCAATAGAATCAACTTAAAGTCATTAGACACAATCAAGATGTCAACTAAGTTTTTTAATCTCACAGCTAACGAGGCATTTAAAAAACTTCCACGAACGTTACAAACATTCTTTACCAGATATCCGCCGGCACcaattaaaatatatgcTACAAAACCCACATTTACAAATGCCACTGATGCCAATCCATTTTTGCCCAATATTCATCCAATTACAAAGAAAGTTCATAATCCAGTGTACTCCTTACGAAAGCAGTCGGAGTTGTATAAGACGGCTTATAAATTTGGAATTGCTGATCTGATGCCAGTTATGCAAAACCAAAAGAAAGTGTATCAGGAAAAATATGTTAGCAAGCCTGTTCTTAAAGGTGTTTTGAATCCTAAGGGCCACAAATGGGAAAGAACATATGCTGAGAGAAAGCGGAAGATCGCCGAAGGTATTGCAAATGCTGACAAGGTGCTTATTCAGTACAGAGGTTCAAAGTACAAGAAGAGATTGGAGAGGagagaaaaggagaaacCTACATGGTATTGATGGACTAGATTTtataaaaagcatatttaACAAGCAATTCTACTcttgtatatataatatagaGACGCTGTCTCCTGAACAGTTATTTTAATACCTTCTCAATgatttatttctattttaaTTCTGTTATTATCGATCATGTTGAGTTTTAGAATTCGCGGAGGAATCCGAATAACTCGTATTTGGCTCTAAGAAGGGAGCCTGACCTGTTTCGGCAGGAGTATTACCGCCTTTTGGGGTGTATTATAAGTTATCCGAAGGATTGGAAGGCATATTGATAGAATAGTGACTTATATTAAGATATATAGCGGTGATAGTCtctaaagaaagaggtaaaatagtaacaaaataataatagagtGAGAAAATACAAGGGGTGTTGCTAGACCCCTTATATATTCTTACTCGGGGAGAGGCCACATATCCCAAATATGGGCAATGACCCGTTCAaagtaatataaaaagtaataagGGCAATTCGCATGGCTTTAACACCAgtgaaatacaataaaagtaataaaagataaagtaatcCCTAAATATAATTGGTCCAAGGatgtaaataaagagaaaatttctcGAGGTTGTGTGGTTAACAACAATTGTCTTTGCAATATTCCGCTGATGGTGAAATATTCCAACAGATCATACTCTATTTGTTTGcattaaataatatttacaAGTGACGACCGCAAAAAAGCTAATTTTGCGCCTCATCAAATTTACTTAGTTTCCTAAATATATCCTCTTCCGTAGACTCTTCTTGAACCTCTTCCTTCTCACCGTTTTCACCTTCAAATTCAGCCTTCAAGTTATCATTCTCGCCCATATTACTACCACTTGCAGATGAATTAGCCCGTTTTGCTTCAATAACCTTAGTTAATGCAATTGCATCCTTCTTCCACTTGCTCAACACTGCCATTTCTTTATCGAATCCATATTCGATTGCCGATTTATTATATACTGCTCCAAACATCTCACTCTGCTCGGCAGTCACACTAGATTCAGTCTCATCTGCAATCTTCAACCTATAATATTCGTATTTTGATTGTTCATAGGCATTATAAAGGGGCGTATTTTCTACCCTCACAAGGTAAAGAGTTCTCTGAACAACAGACTCGCCGTCCAATTTCTTGGTGTACTGTTTCATTGTAGACCAGTCAAGCTTTCCAATGTTTAAATTTCGCTCATTTTCGTTTAGTACTTTGGGATCCGCTAATTCCCAAGGATGCTGCCTATAAAATAATGACCTGATGTCATCTTCCACAAAACGAAGTTTCTCCGGTTTCAAGAAATCTTTATTCATCTGTTTTGGAGTTAATCTTGTTTTGTAAAAGCCATTTGTTTTGTTAACATTAAGTATTTCATTATACCGTGagtcttcttcctcttttattttcttcaacaattGTATTTTGACTGTTTTGGTGTTATTAAACATTGGTGGATGGTAAGCAAGCACCTTATACCAAGAGGGTTGCTTTGTCACCAACCCGGAATCTAAGTATTGAGAGGTTCTCTCAAGTACCTGTCCAGCATTTTTAATAGCATTCATGACTGCTACAAtggtttttttttctgaaaaaaaagcctcCCTTTATATGAGTGCAATAAGTCTAACAAATTATTTAAAGAATAGATAGACAAACCAGGTTTAAATAAGtgagtttttttttctttccatgatcactcttttctctctcaATATTTATGATACCAACTGagtaaaaatatatacatccttacacGAGGCTGGATCCACAACGActggaagagaaaagaatatgtATCAGGTAAAAATATAGCAAAAATTCAATGGTAAAGCAAAGATTAATTGTAAGCATCAAATTAAACCCTGTGGCTATTTAAATAATACTAGTGCAATCGATTAGCCTACATTGTTTCTTCAGCTTTTATTAAAATATGCTATCAGCTAACAGAAATTACAGTtgggacaaaaaaaaaaattgctgCAAGATTTTTTTCAGCCCTCGGAATTCTTTATTCTACATAAAATTGTTCACCATTTGTCGTCTGGCAGTCACGACCACTAAAGATGATTCAAGATGATTCAACTGCGCGAAAAAATACTGAAAATCTCTTTCAAACAATAAGAATTTTGTTAGATAAGTCACCTGTCGATTATCATAAAAGAAGACTGAAACGATATATAAGGGAACAAGTTTTAACTTGTTTCTGTATTTCTTGttctcaatttttgtttcgGTCAATGATATAAATTAAATCGTATCAGTCATTTCGATCGTCGCTACAATCCAATAAACAATTTGGGGGACACCATTTGCATAATATGACtgctgaaaatattaaggGACTTCCATCTCTTAGTGCTGAAAGCCAGAGAATCCTGGAAACTTCTCCTTCAGAGAGAGCAAGTGATGATATAAAAAAGTCGGATATCGATGAAAGCATAATAACAAGTAACTTGCCTTCACCATCCAAAAAGCAACTTGATAGAGTGTATCGTCATTTAGATTATAGGATCATTCCCGCAATTTGGTGcctatattttttaaccTCATTTGGTTCTTCCGCTTATGGTAATACGCTTACAATGAACTTTGAGGAAAATCATTCGTTGCAAGCAAGTTTGAATCTAGATACGCGTGCTCTTTCAACTGCTACAGCGTTGTATTATGTCgcatatataatttttgaTCTTCCGATGAACTTAGTTATGACTAAATTGTCACCACAAGTTTGGTTGTGTCGAATTGTTATGAGTGTTGGCCTCTGTTATATTTGTTATGCAGCTCTTCATAATGCTTCTGGTCTAGAGGCTATTAGATTTATGACAGGTTTCGCTGAATCTGGTACCTGGCCTGGTCTCACCTATTACATATCATTATGGTATCCCGAAGAAAGAACTGCCAGGAGAATTGGTTACTATTTTACCGCAGCCCAGTTGAGTGCTGCAGCTGCTGGTTTGGTTGCTGCAGGTTTTCAGAAAATGGACATGGTTCGTGGATTTTATGGATGGAAATGGCTTTATATAGTTTATGGCTCCATTGTTATTGCTTGTGGTATTTCTCTTATATGGTGGCTTCCGGACAGACCTGCTCATCTTTTAGGGAAGGAAACAAAATCCCATAGTATTCTTCCAGAAAGTATACACAAATTCTTTACTACAACACAGCCACTCTCATCagaagagagaaaattGCATGCTATAGATATGGGCGAAAGAtacaaaaaagttgaatggGGTGTTATTGATTTATTGAGGGTTGTATCCGATATTCGGACATGGGCCTTGATTGTGATGTACTTTGGTGTGGTTGGTACCGGATATGGTCTAGCAGTCTTTGCTACAACATTGATTAAGGTGAATAACCCAAAGTTGTCTGGGATTGATGTATCCTTATTGTACGCTCCTATTTGGCTATTCGATTTGGCAGCCATTCTTTTGGTTACTCCTTTTGCAGATAAGTTTAAAGCGCAAAggtatattttcttttcttgtgcATGCCTTGTCATTATAATAGGCTTGCTCGTCACTACTTATGCTAAAGGTCCTTGGAGCAGATGGGGTGGATTGTTAATTTGCGGTTTTGGTTTAGGGCCAACCGTTCCAATATGCATGACATTGGCAGCAGAAATTATGACGCATGTCTATGGTGACGTTGGATGTGCAGCATCAGCGGCTCTTGTGTCTGGACTTGGAAATTTGGGATCTGTCACTTCTACTTATGCACTATACACCGGATGGCCTGCCGATGAGAAAAATTTGTATCGAAACTCAAATATGATCCTACTATTAATGTGTGCTATGAGTATTGTGGCGtgcattgttttgacagTCTTGAGAAAATATATGAGTGAAGAGCCATACGACAAATCAAAAGTTGCTGAATCAAATAGCAATACAAGTATATCCATGAAGAGTACAGTTTAATTATGTGATCATGGTGAATAATCATAATACGAAAGTTTTTGTAAACCCTATAAATTTACTGCGAATCACTTTGCAACTTAGTTGAGGTATAAGTATTTGTTCATATATAGCTTTGCTTAAACTACCAGctttaaaaaaagttcaagaTAATGGAGATAGTAAATTTTATACTATACACATTTTTTAACAAATATTGGTTGCAATACACAATAAAATTTTAGATTTGTAGTAATCATTTGGAAGCACtaacaaaatataagcGACCCTCCCAGGGTTTTAAAATGTCAGCAGCTCCATCCGTATTTTTATGCGTACCAAAGAAGATAGTATACTTTCGATCGTCCGGGAATTTGAATTTAACATCCTTTCCggaaaaactgaaaattccaaaaaatcTCTTGTTGGCATATTGCTTAGTAAAGGCAAAATAATCAGGATTATCAAGGTCgtaaaaatcaaaattgtAGCCATATACTAAAATAtccttgttttctttcctaAACCTGATAGCTCTTTTCCAGAAGTTAAGAACGGAATTTGGATCGTCCAGCTCATCCTCGACGTTTATTCCCTCCTTGTATACTTCATTCATTTTAAACCATGGTTTTGCGCTGTCACTAAATCCACCAGTAAGTCCCTTTGATGACCATGGAATTGGAGTTCTAGCATGATCTCTTGATATCACAGAAAGTGCATTCTTAAACTTTAAGACCTCCGAAGAGTCctttccaaatttcttGCATAAAATTTTATAATTGTTACGaacttcaacatcttcGTAATCTTCCACTGGCCAACCCTTAAAGTTAATTGAGCCCAATTCCTGACCCTGGTAGATATACATAGTACCCGTGAGGGATATCAAAAGTGAACACAATAACTTTGCCGAAGCAACACGGGAAGTTATTGTTGAATCATCGCCAAATCTACTCACCGATCTTGCTCTATCGTGGTTTTCAAAGTATACTGTAGCCCAAGAATCTGTTCCATTAATCCAACGGAATGAATCAGCAACTGCTAATTTCCAATCCTTCAATGTAAATGGTAACAAGTCATATATAAAACTCTGCGAAGTACCGACATCGGTATGcttgaaagtaaaaatcTCCGATAGTTCTTGTGATTTCTCACTGGTATAGCTTAACCTTGCATCCATGCCGGCTGAGCCAATTTCACCAACAGTCATAATTGTCCTACCATCATCAATTTGAGAGAGCATATAATGATGCATCAGTTTATGGAATTCATGTATTCTTGCACCATTTGCTGTATATGGATCTGAGGGTTGATAATCATCCTTTGGATTAGATAAAGGTGCATCCGGCATTGTCATGGTTTTTGAGTAGAGAAATGCAACATCTATTCTGAATCCATCAACGCCATGTCTCAACCAGAAGCCAACAGCACTATCAAAAATGGCGGCCCTGcaattaatattttcccaATTTAGATCAGGTTGACCTTCGGCAAACAAATGTAGGTAAAACTCTTTTGTTTTTGAATCATATTTCCAGGCGGAGCCTCCAAAATAAGATCTCCAATTATTAGGAGGAATTGGAGTTCCATTGGCAGTGTATCCCTTTGGCTTTCTCC
This region of Brettanomyces bruxellensis chromosome 4, complete sequence genomic DNA includes:
- the IMA1_1 gene encoding Integral inner nuclear membrane protein ima1 (CAZy:GH13_40~CAZy:GH13_31~CAZy:GH13_29~CAZy:GH13_23~CAZy:GH13_17~CAZy:GH13_30~CAZy:GH13_36~CAZy:GH13~CAZy:GH13_16~CAZy:GH13_35~CAZy:GH13_20~CAZy:GH13_4~CAZy:GH13_1~CAZy:GH13_2) codes for the protein MSTKTVEEHPETKPQWWKEATFYQIYPASFKDSNNDGWGDINGIRSKLDYLKDLGITAIWISPFYDSPQKDMGYDIANYEKVWPKYGKNEDIFNLIKEAHNKGMKILVDLVVNHCSDQHAWFKESRSSKTNSKRNWFYWRKPKGYTANGTPIPPNNWRSYFGGSAWKYDSKTKEFYLHLFAEGQPDLNWENINCRAAIFDSAVGFWLRHGVDGFRIDVAFLYSKTMTMPDAPLSNPKDDYQPSDPYTANGARIHEFHKLMHHYMLSQIDDGRTIMTVGEIGSAGMDARLSYTSEKSQELSEIFTFKHTDVGTSQSFIYDLLPFTLKDWKLAVADSFRWINGTDSWATVYFENHDRARSVSRFGDDSTITSRVASAKLLCSLLISLTGTMYIYQGQELGSINFKGWPVEDYEDVEVRNNYKILCKKFGKDSSEVLKFKNALSVISRDHARTPIPWSSKGLTGGFSDSAKPWFKMNEVYKEGINVEDELDDPNSVLNFWKRAIRFRKENKDILVYGYNFDFYDLDNPDYFAFTKQYANKRFFGIFSFSGKDVKFKFPDDRKYTIFFGTHKNTDGAADILKPWEGRLYFVSASK
- a CDS encoding uncharacterized protein (BUSCO:EOG09264X41), which encodes MNAIKNAGQVLERTSQYLDSGLVTKQPSWYKVLAYHPPMFNNTKTVKIQLLKKIKEEEDSRYNEILNVNKTNGFYKTRLTPKQMNKDFLKPEKLRFVEDDIRSLFYRQHPWELADPKVLNENERNLNIGKLDWSTMKQYTKKLDGESVVQRTLYLVRVENTPLYNAYEQSKYEYYRLKIADETESSVTAEQSEMFGAVYNKSAIEYGFDKEMAVLSKWKKDAIALTKVIEAKRANSSASGSNMGENDNLKAEFEGENGEKEEVQEESTEEDIFRKLSKFDEAQN
- a CDS encoding uncharacterized protein (BUSCO:EOG09260KWP), whose amino-acid sequence is MSSQKLSGDDDHNDEVLNSVTGNSDTKVSNSTSSHGDEDSSEDVEKFLGAGSEQNHSAGIPEKSANPENTALAAHSKEAVYPQKYAVKSDSASKPIIGTAAMGSPFTANLNEAASTFTTSSPRAAPIMPLTSSNSEVGDAKEISSRTHTENENISSKNLHDKPHGKPLAESKPKKAQPQQHLKSQSVQAPSVQSTSDSQLVSPLLQSYLPNLHNVRNQKSNRSIKSATRSVTAQPNRVLLKQRPQGSYHRQYVLLRDKQGPMPSPLFSPANPPLSFGTNSDAAGFKLDSPQLYPVRSARSLRSKTHPKRESSKYVFSVDDDEDEVEEDLNREYLQDYNNTLHHRRSQLPSQANGLEGQPLSAQADYDDNLASLSNFDDNSTIRQTTSRLSENEELQDADHSTSVENPVDEDAAMTATQSRKSSVAPIDPAYDEYPDDASTSSNESFTLRERQDAINETHPFGIRIWKPAVYKKHRSVEKEADNDIHSNPSTAKTIGKSVKFFNFLWTCTFGLAFFSICLIFSALTAIMSIICVKCTDQSLKYAQLYLRLGLYLLMPFGKIVLMNSSTNYIREDAYVGTSVADFRRWRAQNEGRLFFSAPNAMKGRITEATPLNSRLPLNARNYTDHSNVSSPQGSSDHAHDGGDDVTVKERLFGRGQWNAGRVAFFLQFYLIFVPFTSIIAFAQWLGVFTIPMAKVLVILLNHLRMHPLALSFEPEKDYYEKRLNSIPRNESILICTYRSFGFHYYKYTVDGTNIFFINLNFLVIFTIFDYFCLNQKLHWVTPITNPSLIFILCLASIIPLAYFIGQAVASISAQTSMGVGAVINAFFSTIVEVFLYCVALNQSKAKLVEGSIIGSILGAVLLLPGTSMCSGAIRRKTQRYNPASAGVSSTMLLYSILIMFSPTILHQIFGQYEERCRDCTEVSNSAQSCKRCHYIQSTVVIDRLYTKYLRPFTIVCSICLFTAYCIGLLFTLKTHAALIWSTPVSVEKEKRATGAAITVQTPENSSMGSRSKASGSVSNQNDLSLVRALTRSTSFMQSQQQQQRQPQQPQLQQQTSVQSMQPQMQQQQQLQLQSDGGHDSPNWSRSKSTSILLLATFTYAIIAEILVDVVDDVLKAFPINPKFLGLTVFALVPNTTEFVNAILFAMHGNVALSMEIGSAYALQVCLLQIPILVVYTCWGAIKTGFIDPSKLFSLIFPRWDFIACLMSVYMFTYVYAEGKSNYFKGSILILLYIGIIFGFFIAISIDDEHEYISKGVALTSNLLFNN
- the ARG8 gene encoding acetylornithine aminotransferase (BUSCO:EOG09262OX9); translated protein: MFRASVLKSASKRLTVAIQSRSFTNSGRALIHANKTTLSKTSEFIGNNAPFGVTTYSRPEMVLKKGKGSFLWDVEGKKYVDFSAGIAVTALGHSNPEVAKIMFEQANTLVHSSNLFYNLWTLKLSKELVEKTKQFGGMYNASQVFLCNSGTEANEAALKFARKYGTSISLKKTKFITFETSFHGRTFGSLSVTPNPKYQKPFAPLVPGVSVAKPGDIASVEKLISDETCGVIIEPIQGEGGVHPQNHEFLVSLKKLCSKHKALLIYDEIQCGLGRSGKLWAHAKLPKEGHPDILTMAKALGNGFPIGATMISKEVGDVIKVGDHGTTFGGNPLGARIGCYVLNQIATDEFLNNVQKKSELFKVKLNELKEKFPKNIKDIRGEGLILGLECTENPSAVIEKARELGLLVISAGGNVIRIVPPLNIPDEVIIDGLKILEKAMNETFVQKK